Genomic segment of Rhipicephalus microplus isolate Deutch F79 unplaced genomic scaffold, USDA_Rmic scaffold_196, whole genome shotgun sequence:
cgaacagagccatcgtgactgcgaagcgaaacacggccgcgtcacctgtttgggtggtccttagaaggaccgtttggggaatgcggcgagcgcgcggaaggggtgctcgcttacgccttcttctccgtcttctttggaagaagcacggcttgaatgttgggcaacacaccgccctgcgcgatggtgacgccggaaagcagtttgttcagctcctcgtcgttgcggatggcgagctgcaagtgacgggggatgatccgggtcttcttgttgtcacgagcggcgttgcccgccagctcgagcacctcggcggccaggtactcgagtacggcagccaggtagaccggagcgccagctccgacgcgctcggcgtagtttcccttgcgtaggaggcggtgaatacggcccacggggaactgaagccccgcgcggctagaacgggtcttgctcttgcctttcgccttgccgcccttgccacgtccggacatggtgttgcttttcgcttggtacgacgccggttgccgaaaacaagaaagctgctgccttctgagatgagagccgtgctcgaatggtttccgttgccaccatcgcgcgccgccgctcgcggggaacggatgagagtgtgagagagagaagccgtgcgaaccaatggggcgcgcgcgttgtgctgatctcgtcaacacccctcgctcatatttaagcgcggcgagacggggggacacgcgcattcgactctggtctcgcgtgcgtgttgtgtgaaatcatgcctccccaaccgtctggcaaagccgtcaagaaggccggcaaggcgcagaagaatgtgcgcgccacggacaagaagaagaagaagcgccgcaggaaggagagcttctccatctacatctataaggtgctgaagcaggtgcaccccgacactggtgtctccagcaaggccatgtccatcatgaacagcttcgtgaacgacatcttcgagcgtatcgccgccgagtcgtcacgccttgctcactacaacaagcgctcgaccatcacgagccgggagatccagaccgcggtgcgcctgctgctgcccggagagctggccaagcacgcggtgtccgagggtacaaaagccgtcaccaagtacaccagctccaagtaggcgtgcgtcgtgggccacagcgagcaacgacaaatcaacggctcttctcagagccacccaaattgtctgcgtcggcataggggttgtgctgagagattcggctccgaatccatcctcttctctctgttgaacaccgctagcaggagcgttggtgtgccgcgctcgacgtgtgtgctcggggaggttgaacaggtaaattagagaagaccgagtgcgcggagaaaagtgccacaagtacggtaatggagggaaaacaaaaccaggagcgtggtaattaaaaaaaaaaaaaaaaaaacagggggaaggtggccgcttctctcaaaaaaaggtaacatgaactcgagtgtgttcagctcttgggaaatgatagaataggaaactcgcgtcagcgcttgcccgagcaactccgacatgtcgggccaaatatgaaggggtatacacggtatgcagtgcatgcggagagaaggaaactgccgaacacttgataatgctatgtaaagggcttcaccttatagtttagaatgatggcgcagagtttttcaaaagcaccggggtttagagacgggggagggcaaaatagactttaggcgggtagaattaactagaaggtggttatcttattggtggctaaagtcaaggcaagagtgaaaactaaaccattcactgcaaagcaccgcggtcctatacttcactatttaaagagagaaaaaaaacaagataaatgtagctgtttgttaggtcagcattatggctaggtggtgatagctgccgcccgatgtgaagggtacagccacattcatcagacagcgcagagttccttctctgccacgccattcatttgtttacgaaattggggcatttatttcttgagagcgcagggcaggcccgtttcgagactgtaggaggagtgaatgtagcttaaagtgcgtggcgcggtgaaaaatgtgcggaagcattgatgcaagaaaagataggggagaaatatatagacgcatgtgacaatagctgtagaagcagaaaagcgtggcggcggactgcatgctaattattgtccgaaagcaaagtatcgacagcccgagtgaaggaaaaaacaaaactgtgcgtacgcatgacaggggtaccacgcaggtgatttatatagtgcacaaagaagtacgaaatccagtaaagaaaggcggtcgacacgaggtatgggcatttcccgttttcgcaccgagtgctccgtttgcgcgtcgccgaaagaaacatagccaggccggccagcaaacgacactgctcggcttgacgtttacataatcacacggtgtagcggaacactgtgttctcttcgaaagaacaaatgcgcctgtgctaggcacaaatgagtggtacgttccattcggaatgtggtgggaaacttaccttaaatgaatgagcggacgcaccgtttatttccgctttgttttagattactgactatgttcggcgggtcgacagtgcatttgtatgaagctttcaagcgcgatcattttgtaatttcgcatcgtgcgtccctgccacaagttcggggaaggaatactttcaatatgggaaccctcatgattgtgaaagatgacactgcgactacttaaacacacttgcaccacagaaatggcacgcgcagtttggtattggggcacgtgagaagggaatacaatagatgggcattggcgcgcatctttttttcttattgatatgatatgtaaggagatgtcggcgcaccattatggcgccggctactccttggccgttgagttaaacttgaacacgtatcttgaagcaaaacgtacaaagcagtgcatggaaagtagaaaactcgggcagagatatgcaaagacacacttacacttatacgcacatatcagaacacaatggtaagtaaatgttcgaaagtcaatgaatgaagtctctgatataatgtccctcgataatattcggtccaccagcacaaaacagtagagcacacgtctggtccgtataaagatgcattcgctcgtgtgtacataattgtcgacacgtcattcatttcacaacacacacatgatgagagtcacgtgatactgtacataataagtacatttgttacaaatgaaagttcgttatttcttaatacttatcagcaatcccgctgtcttgtaaagaacgtgttgatgcttttaaagcgtgcgactgtaaaactcgagtaggccacggacccagaagtttcttcatgttaaacggtctgcggtctaatgccaactgttcggacttaagacggcgtctcgtgatgtggacagtctacgagaaggtgacatacgtcttcatctatcaatccgcattcgcattcgggactttcagctctgccgtgtctgtgcaaagaaaaaaaaaaaaacaaatgtttttgtgtatgccgtgcctagcctcaatcggtcaattagagtttccgatattctatctaatgccagcgtaatttttaattcaataaatggatcgatgtggtataaatcgcacctctttgtactttggtcaaaccaagcagttttgctcattctgaaagttgtattctttataatactacgcaattcacttttttcgaaatattggttgccacgatgtgtagacctactttgtgtgctctggacggctctggaaggccaactgcaaatcttctttgcacagctgatgccgtccggatagtcgttgatagattacttaacaggttgtcagcctccgaaggtattatgtaagcgaaagtacgcatgcgtaaaacatgcagcgaacgaacactcttccaacgctgtaaagaagaaagaatgcataaagggtggtgcattttacgctccaatctcgtcctatgtaaggcgctttagagttagggctgttttgcctgtaattgcgtgacccttgcagggttcctcacagtgcaaccgtgcacttgaaacgggcaggtgttgaaccaccccgcaaggagatggggaaacttcgctgcgaccggaccgcttgacagtccgtgtttacgggaggagaggcgcgcccgagaggaggtgcgctctcactctctgccgtccccgtgaatgctgaaatgagcgcggtcgcgttgcgtggcttcggtgaaactgccgtatcgcgatatgtagtggagctgccacagtaaaatttgagacacgcgtagccagccaaaggtgctgttactttgccgaatttcacgtgccggcgtccacaacaacgcgagcacgctttgtttagaaatttccggccatgaggccgtgcccggaccgcgtgtgttagtcccttggtttggcgacaaggatggcgtcaaagtgacgccgtgaaacgggtttcgtgcgtgcaaatgaggcattgatgtgattagagagaaagcgagaacatagaaaagaaaaaaaaaaaagagggggggggcacacgccggggacgagtagtcgcaaagtgttaagtgtgcagtttatttacgtgcggcacacaggtgagctgttgcagctgtgagttttgacaaatattgcgtgtgtcatgttcagtggacacgatgaaacgttttttagcgaacgcgttgtatccgctgggcttgtacgtacgcgtacatgaattgtcgcttactcggtttgatgtctccttgccgctggggcagctgatacgactgatacgccattttgcagcagtgaagggtgcgtgaatgaatgggcaagaaacttagcaacagtaacgagaaaagaattaaaaacaaacaaacaaacgaaagcatgtttgccgtgtatattcaatcttgtagtgcagaaaaatagtcagtgcagcaacctgcgcggccaacgcgctcctcgcgaagaaaagagggagagagagacgagctggccgccgaccaaccggcgtgcgccgttcgccttcctcctcagtctcgcgggccggcgccgacaccgcgactcgatcgtgtcgagcattcgctttccgggcgcgtttcgaagcagaagcagaaacttcggaagccgtcatgtctggccgtggcaaaggtggcaaagggctggggaagggtggcgccaagcgtcatcgaaaggtgttgcgtgacaacatccagggcataaccaagccggccatccgtcgtctggcgcgccgtggcggtgtcaagcgcatctctggcctcatctacgaggaaactcgcggcgttctcaaggtgttcctcgagaacgtgatccgcgatgccgtcacttacaccgagcacgccaaaaggaagaccgtgacagccatggacgtcgtgtacgccctcaagcgtcagggccgcaccctgtacggattcggaggctaagaagccagcggcgtcgcctgcagccagccaacgagaacacaacagccctcttcagggctacccacttgatgcttcggcagtgtgatcccagcggttcgccatacccgtccgtccctctttgcaatatcattgcgtcatcgctcaggtgagcagcacctcgtgtagtagtagcttgatcgcgctgggtacttgtcacgttcaccgcatttcgttcgcgtcgtcgtctttctcctgggtctgcatgcacgaatcaatcgccgcatctgcgagttcttcctctccttcctgcaagccaagctgctaaaacgggcccgtcaagcgaacgtcgcctagttaccttatcgcgcgaaggaagaagccgagcgcagcgttctaccctggtcactgcattcttggagacacgactatgctcaggaagcacgaactcgcttttttctttggaatgcccactacacgatcgcgtcacgttgtgtcaaaataaataaaaacgcactatgttctaccgtggggcacccagacgaagaagggatgtgtacttacaaatgaaaaaattgattgtgacaggttggtcgtgtttaccgcgcccgctgtgcactcagaagtgccccattcaataacacattgtgtacattgtcacgcctaataatttttgtttgttttttttttttcacacctggcgctgccgagctgcaaaatacaaaaaaaaaaagaaagaaaagtggaaggggatgtttaaacagaatttctgcgcaagtcagaagcaagtacacaataagcgctgcccatgcagcgtgctgagggaagctgcacttgatagaagtggcactcatgtactgtactggtgctgcgaacactgcagttgtgaaagctttacttggacggacagctacgcaacaagtgtttccatttcgccggcagaggtggtcactctagggaggctggcttcgccgcccacgcgagagggggggggggggggggactagcccatgatgtaaacgcgagaggttcgagcgcgggaaattcgaaagcaaggcgcgctcgcgtgagcctgccgtcagatggcgacaccaacccacgagcattgcattttcaagtgcacccttggtttcccacccacctccgcacaggacgaggcgtgtcgaatgtgtaaccaaggcgcacgacagtggttctgctcaggcaagcctacctataacaaaaattgttctccatgtgtgtaccttcattttctcgtgaaaatgtgaaagaggagtgaatggggctttttgaggcgcgtgttgatcttcgtttctattatgattattatttttcaccctttcattgagtccatttcctgctttttgtgccacatatttagcacttagaggttgggggggggggggggggattgctgatgtgtaagatggaaaagaagaggaaagtgagccccgaaactgtctgcatcaggatgcgacacctcagcggtagctcacaagggatggggggtgaggggggattaaaagggtgggaataaaagtgtagagaaagagacatgagggaagccagagtgagacgacatatcgagggaataggagtaaaaatgaaacaaaacattcgaacgcaaacaccccgtacatccaaccgccattgagcgcacctagtagtttggcaagtatgtatgagtgattcttaagagggaaaggaagataaaattgagtcccgttactgtctgcgattgagcaagtaggcgcgctcagtggcagttggatgtacggggtgtttgtgttagaatgttttgttgcgttttactccttgtcgttgcgcggacgtgtatgcatataccaacactgccggtggtctctcgtcgtcttcgcccatctacgtaatggtcgcaaataagcgacaacgcaaggagcaagtttttttggcgtggcagtgcgcatttgccctcggtgatgcgaggcgctctagtgcgatgcgcgctgttggcgtgaatggtggcgtctcgcactccgtcgcgccgcttcgggaagcgacgagctacagcgtcgattgatgtgttgcctggaaggcgaaagaaatgcgcagcaggctgtattgtacagcggtagtggtttcgtttcggtgtacctctttgcagccgcgaactgcacggttg
This window contains:
- the LOC142791893 gene encoding histone H2A-like, which produces MSGRGKGGKAKGKSKTRSSRAGLQFPVGRIHRLLRKGNYAERVGAGAPVYLAAVLEYLAAEVLELAGNAARDNKKTRIIPRHLQLAIRNDEELNKLLSGVTIAQGGVLPNIQAVLLPKKTEKKA